The nucleotide sequence CACTCAACCTAAGGACACTCGCTCTAGGAGTGCCACCATGTGCCACAGGTGGGTGGTTTTACCTCCTTGTCCTGCTCATACTTCCTGCCTATGACTCCAAGGTCAGCACTGGAAGGCAAGGCAGAGAAGGGCTTTTCTGTAAACCTGAAGACCTGGCCAGTGCTGAGCAGGGAAACCTGAAGACCTGGCCAGTGCTGAGCTGGGTCACAGGCCCAGAGCCTCCTTCCAGGGAGCCTGAGCTAGAACCCTGGCTCCCCAGCTCCAATCCAGGAGACAAACCTAGATGATGCCACGCAGTTCACAAATTAACCTCACTTTCGGTGATGCTTTAAGGGGGATGACTGGGTGGGGTGTAAACAAGGTCCCTCCCAGGCCTGTGGCTCAGCAACCGAGCACTGGTCCAGCCTCCTTACTGCAGCCCCAGAAGCCATTTCCCTGCTCCCAGGGATCACCACCCGAACCTACTTTGGGACTATAGATGTGTTAATCCGTGCATCATAGGTGAGGACAGAGGGACAGTGGGGTCCTAATCAAGCCTCTAGTGGCGGCACTCCTTTCATGGCAACCCTTTCCATGTCCCAGTCCGTGTCGACTGACCGGGCTTGCAGGATCCTCCCGGGCTCAGTGTATGCGCTACGGCAGAGGCCTGGGCTGCCTCCTCCGCAGTTCTCCATTCTGGCCAGCCCTGGTCCAGCCCTCAGCCTGCTCCTTTCTAAAATCCACCCAGGCACTGCTGACCACATCTCTAAAGTGGCCGATGACATGGCCGTGGCCAGGCTCCAGCATAGCCCTTCAGGACCATGCCCTGCTCGTCGCAAGGGAACGCCCATTTCCTGTGACCACGTGTATGCTTCCACAGTACGGTTGCAGGGGTTGCAGGTCGCACTGTCCGCTCAGGCAGCACATAGGCTGAGTAATTCAGTCTTCATACCTCTGAAAACCGCACCACCTCAGCTGTGGGGCATTAAGGCCAAAAGGCAGTGGCGCCCAATGGTTGGCAGCCTGAATTCTGATCCCCATAACGGAAACAGCCTTCCCAAAACTTCCCCATGACTACAGCTCATTGCTTCTTTATGGCTAATGTGGGCAGAGGGCTAGGGAGAGGAAGACCCAAGAAACGATTTGCAAGCAATGCAACCTCCCACTTACCCTTTGTTTCTCTGGGTCTGTGAAGCTGAGATTTCTAAGACCCAGGCTGTTCCACAATGACCTTCCCAACTTGCCTTCCTGGGGCTAGGAGGCTGGGAGGCGCCAGCAGGAGCCAGCCTTTGGTGCACTGGGAAAGACTGAAAAACAAACTCACCAGAATCCAAATCAGGAAAGCCCAGAGCTGGGGTTGCCATGGCAACTTGCAGCAGGCTCCCAGCCTGGCACTCAGTGTCGCTGGGGTGGGGGCCCAGACTTGCCAGGCTGGGTTTACCCTTCCTTAGGCTAACCCTGGACACTGGAGGGGGCAGGGCACAAGATGGGGGCACCTCTGCCCTGTTTAGTATCCAAGCAGGTCTGGCTGGTCTGGGCATCCTCTGTTAGCTGAAACAAGATAATTTCTCTCCCAAATCAATACCCTGTGGTATGGACTACCCTGTGTCTTCCCCCCATGTGGGCTCCAGAAGCATGGGCCCACTTGCTGCGTGATGGATCGAGCAGTTCCATGTGGAGACGCTTGCAGGCCTCGCCAGTACCAGTGGCCTTTGGCCCAGGTAGCCATTTCATTGAATGATGACCCTCATAGCCTGAGGTGAGCAGGGGATTAGGGGTGGGCGCTGGGTGCACAGTGCTTTTCCTGTGTCCCATGTCTTTACTAATCGCATTCTTTTTATCTGAGAGGTTAATTGGCTTTCCAAATGAAATAGCCAGAGGTTGCCAACTCTTAGACCAGGCCTTTCCTGCCCAGCTTGTCTCTAGAGGCCCATCACAGCGGCTCACTGAACTACCCTCAGGCGCCCAGTCACAGGGCTCAGCCCTCCCTGACAGACACAAGAGACAGACCATTGTCATCATGTCTCTGTTTAATGACCTAGCAAGCTCTGCCCAGGTGACACTCATGCCCCAGCAGGTTAAGTCCTCCTCGTAGTTGATGTCCCCTGAAGAGCCCACCAAAGCTCTCACTAGCAGCATCCGTCCAGTCCTGGTCTCGGCATGGCAGCCTCATCTTAGTTCCTTCATCAAGCTGTTGATGGAGGCCAGCAGTTCCCGGAAGTAGCCATCATCTTCGCCTTCTTGGAGCTCCAGGGAGGCCAGGGCTTGGTACTCTGCTTGGAGACGCCCTAGTGTCCTGCTCAACTGGAGGTCCTGACGGTAGCGATCCCGGCAGGTGGTCAGGAGGGCACCCAGTGTCTGCAGCACCTTCTCCCGAGCATCATGCTCTGGAAGGGCCAGGAGCTGGGCGGTGATCTCACACCAACCCTGTTCCTGCAGGCCTGGCAGGAGCTGCACCTGGCGATACTGCTGCAGCTTCTCTGGGGATGAATCCTGGGTCaactctgcctcctcctcagcaaacatcttcacagccagggtggggtggagagaagacagacagcagTCAGCTTGCTCTGGGCTAGCTCCTCCCATTAGGAGAAGCGCATCTACTTTCTAGATGACTTTGGGACACCAGGGACCTCCTGGGAGGCAACCAGCTAGGTTTCTGGCTTTTTACATGCTCCCTCATCCATCTGTGTCTATCTGCCTGCCCATTCAAAACACCAGCACACAGTGCTGGGTGCTGCAGAAACCAAAATGGGGACCTAGTCCCTGCTCCCAGGACCTAGTAAGTGCGTAAGAATTCCTCCCTATGGCTGATaagatggtttagtgggtaaagaCACTAGCTCCATATGCCTGGCAACTTGAGTTTGGTCCCAAGAACCATGCATGTGATGTCTGTCAGCCCCTACACATACATATTATGTACACAGATGAATACATGCCACTACACACACTATTTTAGATAGCATGACAGTTTGTACAGCATGGGGCCAGACAGCCTGGGTTCAGATCTCAGCTTCAGGCTTGGCATGTGGCTCATGGGTGtggtcctagcacttgggagccgGAAGATCTAGATGTTACTAATGCAGGATATTCCATTGCACTGTGAACTCCGAGATGGTGTCGTTTACTGATAAGACCTATTGCTAGTAATGGTGTGGTGCCTTAGCACAGACCTTTAACTCCTCTGCATAAAATGCAGACACAtccttagtacacatctttaatgcaAAACAATACAAGTAAAGTTAGGTTGGagaaggaaacagccatgttggccatgtttgaaaatgatgtctaattgaggggcagacaaagtcagagaaagaattgacagaataggatatgcccaactctcatgaggagaaagaggaagaggaagaggaggaggaggaggaggagggagacagagagagagagacagatagacagagagagagacacacacacagaaatagaaagacacagagacacacaacgcatacagagacagagacagacagacagagagagacagacagagagacagagagataacacacacacacacacagacggggGTGTGTGTTACTGGGACAGTGATAGAGGTTGCAAAGAGAGAACAGGCTAGGTAAAGACAGAACGGACCAGAGAACATAAAGAAGCCAGGagattagaacagactgccaaagttagtatgaggccaaacagagcaattcagtcagaggccAAGAGAAAAGCCAGATCGAGTCAGTCAGCTGGGAGAGGAGTGTgagccagagcagctgagttgaAGTAGCCAGTCAGAGtttagaaagaacaagaaaaggtgagcttattcagcagtaagtctccgagactgaaaacattctaggcctagacaATGGTGActgtacagaggccagaagcttccagaactaggCCCATGATGCCAAATGCAGCTAAGCCTTATTACCTGGCTCTGAGCAACACAACTAAGAAACTAAAtggacaaagacacacacacagtgtgagaGGAAtagagcagaggagagagagaggcagagacagagagagacccacTTTTCAGAGGGAAGATGGGGCGGGGAAGGAGGGGGAGTGCAGCTTCTAATGGTGCTCTGCAAGCTCAGGACTAGCCAGCCCTGTCCCACCAGCCAACACTGCACCGAGAGCTAAGGATAGGTCTCTACAGAGGCTAAGAAGCCAGGCCTGCTTCTCTCATCTCAAGATGCTTTTTGGACTTGCAAAGACCAAGTCTTCCCAGATAACAAACCATTGGGGTCCATCCCAAGCCCCTGCTCGGAGCCAAAGCTCCCCAAGGAAGTGTGCCCAGGTTTCTAGAATCCTAGAATTGGtaccagcccagcccagctctgTGGTCCcctggctgctgctctgtcccTCCCACGCCTTCCTCACCGTACCCGACTGCCTGCACATTTGGCATTACCCAGCCATCGCTAGCACCTCCTCCCTTTCTCGGCAGCCCTCAGGTTCCAACCAAGGCGTCATAGGACAGTCTCTTTGTACATGTATCTTTTATCTGTCCATTCATCTGTCCATCCACTCAGCGGGAAACAGGCGTCTGAGGGCGTCAAATGGCggaaacaaacacaaagcaaGACAAAGGGAATGCAGAGCAGGTGtggcactcactcactcaccttcTCAGTGACCAGGTCATAGAGCAGGGTGACCACACGCACGGCCAGTACCTTCGCACTCTTCTCCTGTACCAGGCTCCTGAGGACCTGCAGGCCCCCGAGCTTCAGGAACTGCTGCTGGGCATAGGGGAAGTGGCGCAGCAGGGAGCACAGTGCAAACAGGACCTGAGGGCACACAGCAGCCACCATAAGTGAGGGCCACACACATGCAGCACACAGAACAAGCAGCTGAGACCCCAGTGACCCCAGTGACCCAGCCCAGCCTCTATTCTTCCTGGTTCCTTTATTCCCTTGGGTCCATGTGTACTCCAGGATGATGAAAGCCAGGGGACTCCAGATAATTTCAACAAAACTAAGCAGGCAAACGGGCAACAAACAGCATGGCTCATGAGACTCAGGGATGCCGGGTCAGTGAGCTGTAGTGGTACTTGGGCCTCTGGATGACACTGCCATCTGCGTTAGCTGGTGTGAGCTCTCCGCCATGGCAGTGGACTGTGCTTAGCACCCTGGGCACAGCATGGATAGGAAGCCCTGCAGGTGTGCCGGGCACgaggcagggcagggagcagaCTTGCCTTCTTCTTGGCGGGGAGAGGCTGGTTTGTGGCCAGGATGACCAGCAGCTTCTGCAGGGCTCCCCCTTCGATGGCTTCCACCTGGACCTTCGGATTGCTGAGGGGAGACGCAGAAGAAATGGTGACACTTTGCAGGGCCCAGGATGCAGGGAGCTAGGGCACAGGGGTATTTCTTGCTCAGCTGGGGGAAAAGATAAATGTGTGCAGACCCACCTGGGTACAAAGGCCTATGGCAGAGATGAGCGAGCCAATGGCCGCATGCCAGCCTGCTGCTCCCCAGAAGTGACAGACTGAGGCGCTCCAGGGGAGACGTCAGTTCTGCCACCCACCGTAGGCCATTCTGAGATTGAAACCACACCCAGAGGCACtactgccaccccccccccccaccatgtaAAGCCACTGTTGTGAGCTCCATCTCCCATGATCCTAGGCAGTCGTACCCCAGGGAGGCCACTGTGCTCTGTGCTCTCTAGATACAGAGCTGGGCCAGGAGCCCATTGCTCCCCAGTCAACATgtcgcacacatatacacacatagacattaGGACATATTACacaatacacatgtgtgcatattcacacataatatgcacacatacataaaatacatacataaatacacatgaaaaataaatccttaaaaatattCCAGTCCCTCCTGGACATAAGGAGGATGCCAGGCAGGAGACATGTGGGGAAGCCCAGATAAAGCTCCTTTCacagtcttttcttcctttcaagacagggtctctccacatagccctggctgtcctggaactcactctagtctaggctggccttgaactcacacagatccacctggctctgcctcccaagcactaggatcgcaggtgtgcacctccacaccTGGCGTGCTCCTCATTCCtctctttgtttatgttttgtttgggggCAGTGTCTTGCTATGAAGCCCAAGCCAACCTCAACTTCACTGCACTCCCCGTCTCAGGCtgttgaatgctgggattgcacaCATGCACCTCAAAGGCCCACAACACGAATTCCTAGATGACAGGAGAGTCAGGCCAGAAGACAAACAGTCACACACACCTGGGCAGCCAGTAATGGGCACCAAATCTCTATGGGTCTCCGGCTGGCTCCCTGGAGTCTCCAAAGCATCTGCCCTCCCAAACTCCAATCTCCTAGCCAGGAAGCTGCACAGTGTCCCCAGCAGTGTCCCCAGCAGTGTGGTCCTGGTCCaaacccaggaggaggaggaaagacaaGGAACAGGAAAGATGGTGCGCTACACTGCTGGCCTCAGAAGAGGTCCAGCACACAGCAGGTAGCCCCCAAAGCTGACAAATGCAACGTTGAGGGTCCAAGTCATCCCCACAAATggcctgccccttcccctcctgcCAGAGCCAGCTTCAGGGCTGCGAGAAGACCCAGCGGACTAGCTTCCTTCATCCCTCTGACCTGGCATCCTCCCATCAGAAAGGATGTACAGAGGGTGCTGGCCAGCCCCATGGCAGCTCCACCCTTGAGCGCTTGGAGCAGCCGAGGGGATGAAGCTGTCCCCAGGCTGACAGCTCCTTTCCTGACAGGCAGGCAGTCTGTAGGGGGCTGGGCAGAGCTGCTTCTCTGCCTCCATTCCCCCTACTTGAGACAGGCAGCTGCTTCATCAATGTGTGAGTTAATTAAGGCCGTTTCTGTCATCGTGTGGCTAAGGAACATTCACCCACAACAGACAGGGTCTATGAAGGGAAGACTGCCATGGTGGGGAATTCACTGACACCAAACGCTTCCTCCCAAAGAAGGGGGGCTGCGAGGCCCGACACTGTATCAGCCCTATGAAGTTTCTCTGAGgcacccaccccatccccatgGACCCTCTGA is from Mus musculus strain C57BL/6J chromosome 18, GRCm38.p6 C57BL/6J and encodes:
- the Sil1 gene encoding nucleotide exchange factor SIL1 isoform X2, which encodes MQIMVRLINKFNSSSSSLEEKVAALFDLEYYVHQMDNAQDLLSFGGLQVVINGLNSTEPLVKEYAAFVLGAAFSSNPKVQVEAIEGGALQKLLVILATNQPLPAKKKVLFALCSLLRHFPYAQQQFLKLGGLQVLRSLVQEKSAKVLAVRVVTLLYDLVTEKMFAEEEAELTQDSSPEKLQQYRQVQLLPGLQEQGWCEITAQLLALPEHDAREKVLQTLGALLTTCRDRYRQDLQLSRTLGRLQAEYQALASLELQEGEDDGYFRELLASINSLMKELR